Within Cololabis saira isolate AMF1-May2022 chromosome 14, fColSai1.1, whole genome shotgun sequence, the genomic segment TTGTCACAGACTTTGAAAAAGCATTCTGGCTGGGGGTAACCGCCGACTGCCCTAGTGAGGTACCAGTTCCTCTGGTGGGTTGAAAATATGGTGACGTTCCATCATGCCGGGTCGGGGTTCCTGTTGTCCCCAGAAGTCCCGTTGATGCTTGAGGCTGTACTGGGGTTGGTGGCGTTGAGGTTGTACGGACGGGTACTTTTGCTGTTGCAACAAAGGAAAGGGTTTTGCGTGGTCAGTGAACACAGCACGGATTCCTGAGAAAATCTGTCATAAAAGTCATCCTGACATTTGAGTAATCCGCACACATTTGTTTCGTCAATTATTACATGAAAGCACATGACTGAGAGAAAGAGGAAACAGCATGGGGCTGTATTCCCCTGGTTTTGGTCAGTGCAGTGTCACAGACTGGTGCTGCTGAGAGCGTAGCGAAATAATACTTGAGAGAAAACAAAGCCAGTGCATTCCTTATTCCTGTTTCCACGAATAGTACTCTTCATGAGGAACTGAGCTACGCTGTAGTTTTGATCAACACATGGGCCATCTCATACGTTTCATCAGCTGGTGAATATTTAACGGTTATTTATGAAGTTATAGTTACGGACAATGGTGCTGGTTGTGACTGAATGAAATATACTCACTGTCTCGTCCAATTATCATAAAGTTCATCAAGGGTCGTGAGTGCAGTGCTGGATGACGAACAAGGCATTTCACAGTGACCTGGTTCTTGACTGGGAAAAGATGAATAATTCCCATGGATACATATTTGTTGCCTTCACGGTGAACGTTTTCTTGAGCTGTGAAATATGACAACATATTTAGCCTCCACAATCTTTTATCAAGATTGTTTATTTAACTTACAGGTAATCTAATTTAACCCCTTAATTATAATTTTCTTTCTACTTACCAAGAAATTCAGGCTGTTGATCAAACTTCCAAGAAATCTGGGGTGGGTGATGATTCCCCTCTGCAGTGCATTTTATAACCATCTTTCCATCATGCTTCACCACTGACATGGTGGGAGAACCTTTAAGTTAATAAACAGAACAAATGTTATTTTAGCATTATGCATTACTTCTCCAAATTATTATGTAGACGATCCATCAAGTATGATTAAAGTTATAGTGATAACAAATATAGGTTTTTGAGTTCGATCCCTTCCATCTGTAAAGCTGCTCTGCCATTACACTCACCCAACACCGTCACCTCCACTTTCTTCTGTGATGTGTGGTGGTCGTAGTGGGAGCACGTGTAGTTGCCTCCGTCTTTTAAGGTGACACGAGATATACTTATGGAGAATTTTGTCTGCGACAGATTGGTGATGCTGTATCGTTTATCATTCaatgctgaaaaaaaagaaacatttttaaaacccCTCCTTGACCAGTCTGAGGGATGCTTGTAAGTTGGCTCAATGGAGTGTCTGATGCGAATGAGTCAAGAGATGTCTTCACCTTTGTTAGAATTGAAAAACATAACGTATCCTTCTGGGTTCTTCCATTCGACATTGGTCATGTGAGGGTTGATAATAGGGCATGTTAAGAAAACCGTGCGACCCTCCATCACAGTCACATGTTGCCAAACTGCAAGTGAAACTGCAATGAAATAAACAGGTGCTTTAATTTCTTGAATATTCAAGCCAAGAACTCTGTCACAAAATATTTTAAAGACAAatgttactttctttttttaaatcacttgaccatTCAGAGACCAACAACCATGCAgaggaatgagaaaagtaaaatGTGGAGCCAAGAGCAGTGGGAGCTGGTTCCACTGTTTCACAGGCTGACTAATTTGTTTCCAGGTCTAACTTTGTCCCGGCGCTACGCATACATGTATATTTGAGGTCGTTGAGGTGGTGTTACGTGACAGAAAATGATTGTATATTGAAGCCCCCCAGCCCCCACCTTCCATCTCTCAGGCTTTACTGCTGTCACAGGAAGTGCCCTGGTCACTTCTTCCATGTAGGTTGAGAAAGTAGAAGCTGTGAGCGAGGGTGTTACGGAGGTGTCAAATGTTTTCTTGAGGGGCAACGGTGTCGAGAAATGACATTTGTGGGGGCATACTGacacagacataaatacattaacggttttgtctttgtgtttttgatATAACTTTGTTTATGTTGTACAATAAATAGCAGCAATAAATGAGTAAATGCAGTGGTGCAATTTTATCGCAGCGTTTCCTCCAGTATGTCAGTCAAGATCAAAATATGGCAGGGCTCtactatttaaaaataaaataaaataaaagtaataacaGTAAAGTATTTCTCCAGAGAGATATGCATTTTTAGAAAGATGTAGGCCTCACATAAGAGGAGTTTCAGACACAGAATACCTAGATATGATCAGCCACATAAGATGCCTGTTTGACACTGTGTAGATGACTTGTGGAAGAATGTTGTGTGGCGTGTCTGGGAGAAAGTCAGTGGCTTTGTGAAACAAGGTGAGCCCTGTCACAGTGTAGTAACGACCTAATAGGTCATTTAAAGGCAGGGTGTATGCCTTGAACGCGTAAATGTGTTTACCAAACATCTGTTTACAGCAAAATGGTAATCAATGTTAAAAATGGGGTGCATCAAAATGAACTACTGTTTAAAGGATTCGGATAAGACTCAAAATATGCCTAAGTCGCCAAAGTATGCCTTACTGTAAACAGATCCAAATGGAGGAGTTCTCAGTTTATCCTAATGCTTGCTGTCTACTATAAACCAAACCCTAAATTGAAACCAAATTAAACATAAGGATATAGCAACTGGACACAGAGATGGGGTTCAAAAAATGGTCTAAAATAAAAGTTACACACATGTGAAACAAACTGCAAGCTCAAGCTATAACGTGTATAATGTATGAGAAAGGCCAGAATTTGAAATTCAAGCTTGGATTTCTCTAACAAACGATAACATATGTGGGATTTGAAAAAGACGCACAATAATAAAAATGGCTTTACTATGTTACATGATGGtatccattcttccttcctatTTGCATTCTCTATTTGACATAAGCTCTGTCAATAGTTGTCATGAAGTATCTAAAGTAAAGGACTCACCCTGTATGAGTAGCAAGAAGACACTGAGCCGCTGCTTCACTGCCATATCTGTCACGTAGAATAacacttcagctctgcagcatTTCCACATCACTCAGGACATTTGTACTGCATTGAGGGACCTTCCGTGACGTCACTTTTGTGGTTTCCCCAAACTTTTAGTTTCAAGAGATGCTCATGTGATCACAATAAAAGTAGAagttgattttcctttttttctttttgtagttATATTAGAAAAGGGTTGTGTTTtaaatgacattaaaagtaggATCTGTTTAACAAATAAACAAAGGAAGAAACACAATAACTTTGATATGATGAACATGTATGTGTTTCTGTATTTGCTAACTATCTACTGTTTAGTTGCCATCCTGGGGTTGGCTTCTTCAACCTAAATTGGAGTGTTGTAGTTTTAAACACTGGGCTTGAATGTCATTTAAGTATCATA encodes:
- the LOC133459350 gene encoding cytotoxic and regulatory T-cell molecule, whose translation is MWKCCRAEVLFYVTDMAVKQRLSVFLLLIQVSLAVWQHVTVMEGRTVFLTCPIINPHMTNVEWKNPEGYVMFFNSNKALNDKRYSITNLSQTKFSISISRVTLKDGGNYTCSHYDHHTSQKKVEVTVLGSPTMSVVKHDGKMVIKCTAEGNHHPPQISWKFDQQPEFLAQENVHREGNKYVSMGIIHLFPVKNQVTVKCLVRHPALHSRPLMNFMIIGRDTKVPVRTTSTPPTPVQPQASTGLLGTTGTPTRHDGTSPYFQPTRGTGTSLGQSAVTPSQNAFSKSVTTFSRRPSSPVTFTTRLPTTGGGTPEISEDTYNSTKTNITGAPGNSSVLVLLVTCLIVCLLVVVIFFAIKLRRAHVAWRKENEESAPSEESSKSKSSQDEKNPQSRRGIFNTAFTQYIVEKPAVITSDLNKSAVTPKESTTNDRGTSQSKTQTQTYSTCHVKETPL